A stretch of DNA from Coccidioides posadasii str. Silveira chromosome 1, complete sequence:
GCCTTCATGCTAGCTTGGAGTTGCTGTTCTAACTCTCGCAATCGCGTATGTTCCGGGGTTCCGAACCGGGATCCAGGAGAATCCAGTAATGGTGATCGTCGGTTATCTGACATGTTAATACCACGTTCGCCAAGGAGGTCTTTAAGGGCACCATGTTGAATAGCCAAAGCACTGGTGTCTCGTTGCTGGCTCTCTAGATGCGCCCGGATCTCCCTAATTTCAGAATTCAGactttgattctcttttagagctgcctgtaaTTGCCTCCGAAGCTGAAGACCCTCTCGGCTGCTTTGTTCCTGGTATGCTTCCAGTCCAGCGATCCGTTCTTCGGCACGTCGGAGTTTGTCTGCTGCATTATTGGCAGCATGCTGACTATTCTTCACCAGCTCATTCGCGCGATCAACATGTGCTTGCAGAGCTGCAATGCGCTGGTCGTTAAGCGAACTGTTGCTTTTCTCCGAATCAAAGGAAGATGCCCGTTCCAAGCCAGACAAGAACGCTGTCTTATGACTCTCTGCCTCGCGGGCATTTGTTTCCGCTAGCTCTTCGGATTCCTTTAGTCGTCGTACCGCAGTTTCCAGTTCCGCAGTCCTTTCCTCATGTTCTGCCCTTAGGTTTAATAGCTTACGCTCAAGGCCCTCCCGGTGCTCCTTTTCGCTTTCTAACTGCTTCTCCATTAATGCCGCCTTGGCAACCGACGCGTTAACCGCTTCCTTGAGAGAGCCCATATTCGAGCTATAACTCTGTAATCGCTCATTGGACTCTTCGAGCTTCTGTGCCAATTCTGCTTTATCAACCTCAAGAAGTTGAAGCGCGGACTCTGCCTCTGAACGTAGCGTGGACTCCTCTCTAAGTGAAAACTGAAGGTGATGAAGTTCGGATCGCAGCTGTTCAAGCTCCAAGGCATTGCTCTGGCTTTCTAATTCAGCAAGCCTTCGATCTGTAACCTCATGGAGTTCCTCTGCGACTTCCTTCGCTCGCCTTTCTTCTTGAACTTCCGCCATTAACGATTCGACCTTGGCTTTCAATTCAGATTGAGATGCCAAAGCTAATGCAAGGCGTCTACTGATTTCTGTCGTTCGGTCTGCATGGCTCTCAGATGCATCACGACCATTTGTCTCTGACTGGGGCGTTCGAGCAGGACTTCCTCCGTGAGCAATCAATTTTGCACGAGCATAAGCTGCTTCGTTTATAGCGACGTCTCTTTGATGCTCAACCTCTGCGACCCGCTTCGATGCGATTGCTGCTTGGCGATCGATATTTGCCTGCATCTTCATTAATTCTGCTTTCATTGCAAGGAAAGCCTCGACGAATGGACGATCGTCCTCTGCAAAGGACATGAGGCTTCTTTCGTCTAGGGCCGCGGAATTTGGGTTAGGCACGTAACCGGCTTTTCTAGCTAGTGCCAATTCTGATGCATACCACGCATTTCGGCTTTTCATTGCGTCGAGCTCTTTCATGAGTGCTTCTTGGTGTGGAGTAAGCCGAGGTGAGCGAGGCTCGTCACCAAAACTTCGGGAGTTTCTGTAATGCCTAGGCTCTGAGCCAAGAATCGATTCATCTACACTCTCCACGGAACTATGTCGTTGCTGTCGTAGAGATCGCTGTCTGGAAGGTGTGCTCACTAACGGTGCAGCTTCGCCAGCTTCCATGGCCCGAGCATTGCGTACTGGTTGCGTTGGAGTCCGTCGTCCATTACCAGTAATAGGACTTTGTTCTCGACTAGGTCGCACGTCACGCATCACAGGGGATTGTCGATCTTTCTCGAACGCTCTTATCGCTTCAACGGGGCCAGCAGGCGTTCCCCCTTGTTTCATTGGCGGTTTCCCCCGTGGTCCTTGACCTCCAGGATGTGGACCCCGGGGGTTTGGTGGCTCTCCAGTTGGCGGTGGCCCAGCTGGAGCTTGGGCAATGGACGCACGCGGCAATCGAGAACCGGGTCCATGGGGGCCATAGGGGCCATGGGGGCCCGGGGGGGCAGCGGGCGCGGAGGGTTCTCCAGGTCCTCCAAGTCCAGGACTTGTGACATTTTCTCTCCCCTGAAGCGGTGGGCCCCGTCTTTGTTGGTCTGGGGTCGAATTCAGAGCTTCACGAGAAGTACGACCCGAAGGACCAGGCTGTCGCTCGTTAGGTGGTATTCTTCGGGGTTGTCTGTCACCAGTGGGAGATGTAGGGCCCTGTTCATTTGGATAGCGGATTTTTCCTGTGTCCAGTACGTATACCAAGCCAAGTTCCTGGACATCACGGGGCTCCGAGCTAGGCTCTCCACCAAGAACGACGATTTGCTTCCCCAGAGTGGTCATAGTGTGTCCCGACCTCGGCGACGGCCCTGGTCCCATATTATGGAACGAGTACCAACGTCTGCTTGTAATTCGGAAAGCAGCAAGGTCACCCAAATCGAGTCCCTCGTCTGTGCGACCTCCAAAAACGTACATAACATCATTAACTAGAGCGGCTGCATGGCCTTCTCTTGCGGCGGGGATAAATCCAACGTAGTCTAATTGCGTCCAAAGATTCGTCGTCGGATCATAACACCAAACATCATTAAACCACTGTATTCCATTAGTGCCGCCAAACCTATTTCCAAGTTAGCCATGTCCACCCTTCACTGTGAATCGACACTCACAAATAAAGTTTGTCGCTGAAAGTAACCATTGTGTGGTTGGTTCGGGCTGGAGGAATTTTACCCGGGGGCGGGCCGCCTTCATGGCTGTTTCGAACAAGAAATTCCCACTTGTTTCCCGGGTTTTGGAGCGCGTTAAGATCAAAGGATATTAAGTCATTAAAGAAAAAGCCCTCCACCTGGCCACCAAAGATATAAATCCTAGAGCCAAGAATATTCAGAGAATGTCCATATCTCCCTGCAGGTCTCGGGCCTGGTGGCACAGCACGAGACCATTGGCGCGATGCTGAAGACAAGAATTAGCACCTAGAAAAGCCGGGGAAATAGAGAAATTGGTGAGATACGCACAAGTATTTAGAAAATAAAGGGTGTCGTCCAGGGTATCATGCTCGTTTATTTTTGTATCCCCTCCGAAAACAATAAATGCGTTTCCAACCAACAAACTAGCGTGGCCGACTCGAGGACCCGGTCCTTCGGTGACGGGAGTAATAGGAAAACAAGATAAATTGCCGCCATTAGTTTCAATCATCCAAAGATCCCCTTTCACCGTCGATCCGTCCACTAAACCGCCCATCAAGTATATGTCGCCATCTTCCGAAGCTAGCGCATTAACGGCAGCACCATATCGCGGAAACGGCGTGGTCTGTGGAGTAGGCAGGTTCAATCGGCGTTGTGACCAAGGGAACAGTGCCGGATTGGGGCCTTGGGGCGGCTGGCCAGCGTTTATGGGCATCCGTCCCGGGCCCTATGGAAAATTACAGTCAGACTTACAACTCAAGATGAATGATGTGGGTCCGGGCAGGAACTGCTCGCGAACTCACCTGAGACTCAGACTCTGCCCTATCACGTCGTTGTCGAGACGGTGGTTGGTTTGGCGGACCTGAAGGAGGCCCTCCCATCATGGTGTTATTTTGTGCAGAATTAGGCGGACGGGGGGGACCTTGCTTCGGATCAGCATCTCGCGGAACGCCGTTGATCCCAGGGCCAGGAGGAGGTGTAGGCGTAGAATTGCCCCCCGATGGGTTAATATTTCTGGAGGATTGTGGTGGAGCTGTCGAATTGTTAtgcttttttgatttgaaGAGGAATGCCATCGTTCAACCAGGCGAAAATGACAAGTTCGAGAAAACGTTGTAGCGTCAGAGAAGAATTCGGATTAGAACGTAGCAACGATCGTGGAATCGTAATATATCTATCGAAAACGAATGCACTCGTCAAGCGAAAGGTTTTGCCGGGAACACCAGCAGCGGTTTGGGGAAGAATAACACCGTCTACTTGAGGGAAGTTCGTGACACCAGACGACGAACTATCGAACGTTTGTCCCCGGAGAGAGAAGCACTCGCGAGCGGGCGACTCGGGTGAAAGGTTCGCTATCGAGTCGGTCCCTGGTAATCTTCAGGATAAACGCCCAGGTTCCACGGTTGCTGACTGTGTTCCTGGCCCAGGCGTTTGATTCACCTCGTCGGGAGCGAATGCAGAATGGCCAGATGGACGCGAAGGTCAATGCTAGACAGCGGGACCATTTGGCATGGCGTGGAGAACTAGCAACACATGTAAATCAAATGGCTGCAACGATAAAACCGAAGGACGAGAGGAGATACAAGTTGCCCTTTGGGACCTGGCCTCAAGGCTTGCAAGAACTTTCAGTCTTCTGGGGATAGCGAACTTTAGTTAGGGGCCTTTTGCCAAGACCTCTCACCCCCTTCACCCCCCGTCGAGCTAAATATACTTCTGCTCCCAGCCATTCAACCACGCCGCACGGACTAAACGATCAAGAGCATCATGGTTCAGAGTTCATTCCTTCTGTCCTACTGAAACATGCAGAAGAGTAGAGATCATCACTGTCTGTGGCATGGAAAAGATTCCAGACCTCTCAGTGACTGCTGGGCGATGTGTGCCCTATGGGACTGGCGACTCTTCATGCATCGTTCTTTGTGACGTGCGTCTGTGATTTGTGAGACAAGCGATTTAGGGTCTGCTTCTGAACTCCACCACGGAAGCAGAGCATTGACTTGCTTCAATCCCAGGCCAGATCTCACCAATAAGCAAAACAAGATCTTACAACAAATGCAACATGCGTTCACAAGTACCCAACACAGCAATAACACTTGGTTATATGGGCTGGGATACATACCTCATCCCACCGAGAGCCCTGTCTGCCATATGCTCATATAGTGCACTCAACACCTTGCAAGTTCAAGGGTTAGAATTGTGAACTGTTGAAAAATATGATCTTGAGGAAATGATATCTGTCACAGAGCCTTCAGAGCTTTATCCATTCATTCTTACCTGTCTTTGTGGCCTTGGAACTTGATTTGTCAATCTCGCCAAGCATCATCCCACATCCCCATTCACACAAAACAGAATATAGCATAGGCAGGAGCTCTGGATACCTCCATTATCAAACAGCCAAGTAAATCACCCTAGAATACAGATCAAAAATATCCCCTAATGACAGCTCTTCCCGTACTTCTTCAACCTCGAATAATTATAAGGCAATGGAGCCAGGAACCCCGCAAAAGCCGAGGCGGCCGCAGCCATCCAAAATTTAGGGTCATCAAGCGCTACAACTCCACTTGTCAAGTGGAAATCAACAAGATTCTGAACGGTTTCCATTCCTAACATCGATACCATACTCATCCCTGCTGCGGTTTTTGCTGCAGTTACCCACGTCAGCTGGTCTCGCCCGAGTCGTAAAAGGATGGTCTCCAGGACCATCGATGAGCTTAGCCCACAAATCACTAAGAGCATGGTGGTTAGAATCTGCTCTACGCTATAGCACCGGGAAAAGGTAAAATACTTGATATCCCCATGACCAATCCAACCGACATATCCGGGCAGTTTGCCTGTAGGTACCACATTGCAGAGAAGTCGCCGAGAGAACAACCGATCAGACAGCGAAACGTGTTGATGCCTGCGCGTTTCCATAAGTACGTCGAACTCCAGAATCCCAAACTCATCGCGGACTCTTGAGTTTGTTTTGGTTCAGGGTTGCTGGCTTGGGTTTTGGAGCACACGGAGCGAATACCCCAATGGAGAATTGGCTGACGGAGAAAATGCTGTTGGGGAAACGGCATCGACCTGCGGACAGCAAGTTGAGATAGCACGGGACTAGTCCGGCGAACCAAATAGGCGGCCATTGGTTGGGAACACGCAAGAGCTATGGGGCAATAACACTGGGGTTCAATTAATGGCAGCTCTTGTGGCCACCGTGTTGTGTATGCGGAGTCGAGGAAAGTGTCGCGGATATATGAGGCCAAGCCAACAAGATTCCAGACAATGCAATCCGTGCCAGATTACGGTTATTTAGTCCGCGCTTGTGTACGCTCCAGGCGAGTGTGAGAAGGGTAATCAGGAGGAAAAGAGGCCGAAACCGTTGAAAAATGGTCACGGATGCGGAGCCGATAGAGAGAAAATCGAGCACGGCCTATATATCACACAAGCGATCAACAACTTCGTTGCCGataatttatcttttttatttcattTCCGGGGTTCACGTACGGGCAGCCAACAGCAGGAACTGTGAAGAAGAGCAGGTAGGATTGGGGACAAATTCGAGAGAGCACTCGAGAGCTTTGACTCTCTGTTATCAGCGCTATCCTTGTTTCCACCCGCTGGATCCGAAGACTTTGAAGCACAACAGGACGGCATCCCGAAAGCTGTCTGATGAGAGGACAGAACAATATAGCGAAGAACAGAGCGAAAGAAAGGATTTAAATATCAACCTGGCAATTAATCGGGGTTGTAAGATTTACCATGGACTTCCATCTGGCTTGAATGCGTACCTATATCGCTAGTTGGTCAACTCCCCATGCGTGGTTTTCGCGGAATTTCGATTGAATATGACAGCAGTCGCAGCAAAATAAGCTCTGGGCAAACGAATTACTCGCTACGTTTCACCAAGGACAAGGCTGCAGAACCCGGAGGTGGCTATTCTTATAAAGCAGCGAAAATACCTCAAAGACTGGAATCTCAGGAAGCTTCCCCTTGACCGAGGCGGGAGAGTAGCCTCAACCGCACGGGTGGCCTTTTAAGGTTAGCTGAAACCCGCGTCTGCTTGCCCGAATGGGCACCTCCCCAGTCCGATCGCCGGAGATAAGGGCGGAGGCGGCCGTCACGTGAGATACCATGCGGCTTCAACCTTGAAGCCACATGGCTCCCCATTCGGTGGGGTATCAGCCACACTTGTGGCGTCAGCTAACCGTAGTTTAGCCAATCTCATGTGATTCGCGAAAAGGGGCCCTCATTCCAACATCGACGTGTCAAAATCCTAACTCCGTGCTATACGATCATATCCACAG
This window harbors:
- the KEL2 gene encoding Negative regulator of mitotic exit (EggNog:ENOG410PIAP~COG:S~BUSCO:556at33183), which translates into the protein MAFLFKSKKHNNSTAPPQSSRNINPSGGNSTPTPPPGPGINGVPRDADPKQGPPRPPNSAQNNTMMGGPPSGPPNQPPSRQRRDRAESESQGPGRMPINAGQPPQGPNPALFPWSQRRLNLPTPQTTPFPRYGAAVNALASEDGDIYLMGGLVDGSTVKGDLWMIETNGGNLSCFPITPVTEGPGPRVGHASLLVGNAFIVFGGDTKINEHDTLDDTLYFLNTSSRQWSRAVPPGPRPAGRYGHSLNILGSRIYIFGGQVEGFFFNDLISFDLNALQNPGNKWEFLVRNSHEGGPPPGKIPPARTNHTMVTFSDKLYLFGGTNGIQWFNDVWCYDPTTNLWTQLDYVGFIPAAREGHAAALVNDVMYVFGGRTDEGLDLGDLAAFRITSRRWYSFHNMGPGPSPRSGHTMTTLGKQIVVLGGEPSSEPRDVQELGLVYVLDTGKIRYPNEQGPTSPTGDRQPRRIPPNERQPGPSGRTSREALNSTPDQQRRGPPLQGRENVTSPGLGGPGEPSAPAAPPGPHGPYGPHGPGSRLPRASIAQAPAGPPPTGEPPNPRGPHPGGQGPRGKPPMKQGGTPAGPVEAIRAFEKDRQSPVMRDVRPSREQSPITGNGRRTPTQPVRNARAMEAGEAAPLVSTPSRQRSLRQQRHSSVESVDESILGSEPRHYRNSRSFGDEPRSPRLTPHQEALMKELDAMKSRNAWYASELALARKAGYVPNPNSAALDERSLMSFAEDDRPFVEAFLAMKAELMKMQANIDRQAAIASKRVAEVEHQRDVAINEAAYARAKLIAHGGSPARTPQSETNGRDASESHADRTTEISRRLALALASQSELKAKVESLMAEVQEERRAKEVAEELHEVTDRRLAELESQSNALELEQLRSELHHLQFSLREESTLRSEAESALQLLEVDKAELAQKLEESNERLQSYSSNMGSLKEAVNASVAKAALMEKQLESEKEHREGLERKLLNLRAEHEERTAELETAVRRLKESEELAETNAREAESHKTAFLSGLERASSFDSEKSNSSLNDQRIAALQAHVDRANELVKNSQHAANNAADKLRRAEERIAGLEAYQEQSSREGLQLRRQLQAALKENQSLNSEIREIRAHLESQQRDTSALAIQHGALKDLLGERGINMSDNRRSPLLDSPGSRFGTPEHTRLRELEQQLQASMKAHEEMKATFEFREQETDRAYQEKLEQLENDYQAAVHYVKGTEKMLKKMKDELNKYKAHSTKLQAELDNSLKNSEKASNQHGSSPDWEAERATLQKSMSQLQESTSASIAALESQLVKVKEDLLRASTDRDNTRSELESLQEELTQTIQKSQAELEQLKKENALLENRALDAEKKVTMLLDQVESSVVNYRRHSHVLAGNSNGLSRTTSNASSGTIAARRRSRTGSTLSQDDSFLDHRGSLALDSLASELDALRSHWESTTRNYRLSNQFDFERTPVKETYGEGLSDSFASWRRRLDEEESRAETPIKTPTMPTSATSSSTVNMNSTGATTPTQANMI
- a CDS encoding uncharacterized protein (EggNog:ENOG410PWSK~COG:S~TransMembrane:4 (i80-98o104-124i136-159o179-197i)) produces the protein MAAYLVRRTSPVLSQLAVRRSMPFPQQHFLRQPILHWGIRSVCSKTQASNPEPKQTQESAMSLGFWSSTYLWKRAGINTFRCLIGCSLGDFSAMWYLQANCPDMSVGLVMGISMICGLSSSMVLETILLRLGRDQLTWVTAAKTAAGMSMVSMLGMETVQNLVDFHLTSGVVALDDPKFWMAAAASAFAGFLAPLPYNYSRLKKYGKSCH